A stretch of DNA from Penaeus monodon isolate SGIC_2016 chromosome 20, NSTDA_Pmon_1, whole genome shotgun sequence:
NNNNNNNNNNNNNNNNNNNNNNNNNNNNNNNNNNNNNNNNNNNNNNNNNNNNNNNNNNNNNNNNNNNNNNNNNNNNNNNNNNNNNNNNNNNNNNNNNNNNNNNNNNNNNNNNNNNNNNNNNNNNNNNNNNNNNNNNNNNNNNNNNNNNNNNNNNNNNNNNNNNNNNNNNNNNNNNNNNNNNNNNNNNNNNNNNNNNNNNNNNNATATACCTCCaacttaaggaaaaaaaacaaaaggaattctGTATCTCTAATAACTGGTAGTTTTTCCTAGTTGTCAGAATGTAAGATAATAGCCACAATTACAACCACAAGCTGGCAGTTATCAGTACATCaaaaccacaatcaccaccacgatcatcaccattataagaCACACCACCAAAATCCTCCTGactatcatcatccacatcatgaGCATAACTGTCAACTTTCTCAATATCACTAACATAATCCTAAATGAACACATCAACACCAAATTATCTTCATTAACATGACATTCACTCCATTTCTCATCATCACCTCAGCTCATCCTCATTACCATAACCCCTATAAACCACCTCCATATTATCCAGTCTTNNNNNNNNNNNNNNNNNNNNNNNCATTAATCTCACTATTCTCATCGTACCACAACTGCATCTCACTGTAATTAGTGCCAAGACTgattaaggaaaggaacaattactaTATTTACTGCCAACGGATTTTAAGCCTAAGATGGCAAGAAANNNNNNNNNNNNNNNNNNNNNNNNNNNNNNNNNNNNNNNNNNNNNNNNNNNNNNNNNNNNNNNNNNNNNNNNNNNNNNNNNNNNNNNNNNNNNNNNNNNNNNNNNNNNNNNNNNNNNNNNNNNNNNNNNNNNNNNNNNNNNNNNNNNNNNNNNNNNNNNNNNNNNNNNNNNNNNNNNNNNNNNNNNNNNNNNNNNNNNNNNNNNNNNNNNNNNNNNNNNNNNNNNNNNNNNNNNNNNNNNNNNNNNNNNNNNNNNNNNNNNNNNNNNNNNNNNNNNNNNNNNNNNNNNNNNNNNNNNNNNNNNNNNNNNNNNNNNNNNNNNNNNNNNNNNNNNNNNNNNNNNNNNNNNNNNNNNNNNNNNNNNNNNNNNNNNNNNNNNNNNNNNNNNNNNNNNNNNNNNNNNNNNNNNNNNNNNNNNNNNNNNNNNNNNNNNNNNNNNNNNNNNNNNNNNNNNNNNNNNNNNNNNNNNNNNNNNNNNNNNNNNNNNNNNNNNNNNNNNNNNNNNNNNNNNNNNNNNNNNNNNNNNNNNNNNNNNNNNNNNNNNNNNNNNNNNNNNNNNNNNNNNNNNNNNNNNNNNNNNNNNNNNNNNNNNNNNNNNNNNNNNNNNNNNNNNNNNNNNNNNNNNNNNNNNNNNNNNNNNNNNNNNNNNNNNNNNNNNNNNNNNNNNNNNNNNNNNNNNNNNNNNNNNNNNNNNNNNNNNNNNNNNNNNNNNNNNNNNNNNNNNNNNNNNNNNNNNNNNNNNNNNNNNNNNNNNNNNNNNNNNNNNNNNNNNNNNNNNNNNNNNNNNNNNNNNNNNNNNNNNNNNNNNNNNNNNNNNNNNNNNNNNNNNNNNNNNNNNNNNNNNNNNNNNNNNNNNNNNNNNNNNNNNNNNNNNNNNNNNNNNNNNNNNNNNNNNNNNNNNNNNNNNNNNNNNNNNNNNNNNNNNNNNNNNNNNNNNNNNNNNNNNNNNNNNNNNNNNNNNNNNNNNNNNNNNNNNNNNNNNNNNNNNNNNNNNNNNNNNNNNNNNNNNNNNNNNNNNNNNNNNNNNNNNNNNNNNNNNNNNNNNNNNNNNNNNNNNNNNNNNNNNNNNNNNNNNNNNNNNNNNNNNNNNNNNNNNNNNNNNNNNNNNNNNNNNNNNNNNNNNNNNNNNNNNNNNNNNNNNNNNNNNNNNNNNNNNNNNNNNNNNNNNNNNNNNNNNNNNNNNNNNNNNNNNNNNNNNNNNNNNNNNNNNNNNNNNNNNNNNNNNNNNNNNNNNNNNNNNNNNNNNNNNNNNNNNNNNNNNNNNNNNNNNNNNNNNNNNNNNNNNNNNNNNNNNNNNNNNNNNNNNNNNNNNNNNNNNNNNNNNNNNNNNNNNNNNNNNNNNNNNNNNNNNNNNNNNNNNNNNNNNNNNNNNNNNNNNNNNNNNNNNNNNNNNNNNNNNNNNNNNNNNNNNNNNNNNNNNNNNNNNNNNNNNNNNNNNNNNNNNNNNNNNNNNNNNNNNNNNNNNNNNNNNNNNNNNNNNNNNNNNNNNNNNNNNNNNNNNNNNNNNNNNNNNNNNNNNNNNNNNNNNNNNNNNNNNNNNNNNNNNNNNNNNNNNNNNNNNNNNNNNNNNNNNNNNNNNNNNNNNNNNNNNNNNNNNNNNNNNNNNNNNNNNNNNNNNNNNNNNNNNNACTTTTGTTGGCTTCAATAATAGGACATTTCGTCTCAGAGATGAAGGGTAACTTTGTAAACAATAACCACCTATGCATTTCCTATGGGGACTGCAACCCACAAGGTGGGAACCACTGAACCTAGATAAGAGGTAGCTTTTTAGTTTCACGGAGCCATCCAATCTTGCAANNNNNNNNNNNNNNNNNNNNNNNNNNNNNNNNNNNNNNNNNNNNNNNNNNNNNNNNNNNNNNNNNNNNNNNNNNNNNNNNNNNNNNNNNNNNNNNNNNNNNNNNNNNNNNNNNNNNNNNNNNNNNNNNNNNNNNNNNNNNNNNNNNNNNNNNNNNNNNNNNNNNNNNNNNNNNNNNNNNNNNNNNNNNNNNNNNNNNNNNNNNNNNNNNNNNNNNNNNNNNNNNNNNNNNNNNNNNNNNNNNNNNNNNNNNNNNNNNNNNNNNNNNNNNNNNNNNNNNNNNNNNNNNNNNNNNNNNNNNNNNNNNNNNNNNNNNNNNNNNNNNNNNNNNNNNNNNNNNNNNNNNNNNNNNNNNNNNNNNNNNNNNNNNNNNNNNNNNNNNNNNNNNNNNNNNNNNNNNNNNNNNNNNNNNNNNNNNNNNNNNNNNNNNNNNNNNNNNNNNNNNNNNNNNNNNNNNNNNNNNNNNNNNNNNNNNNNNNNNNNNNNNNNNNNNNNNNNNNNNNNNNNNNNNNNNNNNNNNNNNNNNNNNNTCTAAATCATGCTGCATAAACCCCCCCAATACCAACAATCTCGGCCCTAATAGCAACTAAAACTGAAATCTTTATTTGGTCTCTCNNNNNNNNNNNNNNNNNNNNNNNNNNNNNNNNNNNNNNNNNNNNNNNNNNNNNNNNNNNNNNNNNNNNNNNNNNNNNNNNNNNNNNNNNNNNNNNNNNNNNNNNNNNNNNNNNNNNNNNNNNNNNNNNNNNNNNNNNNNNNNNNNNNNNNNNNNNNNNNNNNNNNNNNNNNNNNNNNNNNNNNNNNNNNNNNNNNNNNNNNNNNNNNNNNNNNNNNNNNNNNNNNNNNNNNNNNNNNNNNNNNNNNNNGTATAATGTGGTCTTACTTCTTACGTCATATGGTAAGTCACATTATAAATTTTTGGTCCATAGAACTCTTCATTTGTCTTTGACTGTGAGGACGACACTAATGGTACTATAGGGGTATTGTTGTTTCTAGTCAGGTGTCTTCTATTTATTTGCTTAAGGAGAAAAACATTCATAGCTAATCCGTTTAgacatttaaagataaaattcaaACATgagaatatattgatatcatttaGTTTTAGtagattatacttatataaagatCCATTCTTGTGCTCCCTCTTACACAAGCCATCGATGATTCTGACTGCGTGCTTCTGGACGCCCCAAATGGTTGTACTACAGCTTCNNNNNNNNNNNNNNNNNNNNNNNNNNNNNNNNNNNNNNNNNNNNNNNNNNNNNNNNNNNNNNNNNNNNNNNNNNNNNNNNNNNNNNNNNNNNNNNNNNNNNNNNNNNNNNNNNNNNNNNNNNCTTTAGACAATTTATATTTCAAAtgcatatgtaaatttttttaaaaaataattacacctaaaaatataaattttgttacttataatatataatccttCAAACAAATTGGTGGTAATGGATGCACTATCCATTTATTTCTATGTAAAATCATGTATTTAGTGTTTTTTAGTGTTTACAGTTAGTTTGTCTGTAGCAAGCNNNNNNNNNNNNNNNNNNNNNNNNNNNNNNNNNNNNNNNNNNNNNNNNNNNAGATCATGATGGCTGGTNNNNNNNNNNNNNNNNNNNNNNNNNNNNNNNNNNNNNNNNNNNNNNNNNNNNNNNNNNNNNNNNNNNNNNNNNNNNNNNNNNNNNNNNNNNNNNNNNNNNNNNNNNNNNNNNNNNNNNNNNNNGGTTTCACATTGTGATGAAAAGTTTTATTCAGTTTTACACTCTGCTTACAATTAGTTATGTAGCTTTTAAATCATCTGTGCCTTGTGTTACGGACCCCATAATAATCCAGTTTATTGACAAGAATAGTATGGTCCACCATCTCAAAAACCTTGTTCAGGTCTCAAAACATGCTGATTGTAAACTTTTTTTGTCAAAAGCTATCAACACGAAGTTGACACAGATTTGTAAGGCAGTTTCTGTGGATCTTAAAGAGCAGAATCCATACTGGCATATAGaaagaatattgttttgttttaaaatttccattaacTGGGTATAAGCAACCTTTTCAAAAATCTTGCTTTACAAATTTAAGACTGATATTGGTCGATAGTTATTTAAATCTCCATCATCTCCAGATATAAAAATTGGTCTCTATTCAAGGGATCAGGGAATATTCCAAGTGTTAGTGATCTATTACAGAGTGATGTGAATTACTGGTGAAAANNNNNNNNNNNNNNNNNNNNNNNNNNNNNNNNNNNNNNNNNNNNNNNNNNNNNNNNNNNNNNNNNNNNNNNNNNNNNNNNNNNNNNNNNNNNNNNNNNNNNNNNNNNNNNNNNNNNNNNNNNNNNNNNNNNNNNNNNNNNNNNNNNGAATAAGGTTTCTGGTGGGGTAATTTTAGCGGAGAGCAAGGTTCCAACACTGATAAAACGCTCATTGAATTGATCGGGAGTGAGAGTTGTTGAGGCAAGGCAACTGTCATCTCTGTATTTTCCCGTTAAGGACCGTTTATTCCGACCATGATTTTCTGACTTCAAACTTTGATTCTTCAAATTTTGTCTTGTTCGGAAATCTGAGTATGAACAATGCCACTGCACAGATTACAGGCTATATTGTTGCTCCATATATGGTCTAATAATGTTGTAGAATTTTGCGTATTGCATGTTTGGTGTGAGATTGTATAACAATGACCGCTGAATgtgataaattaaaagaaaattaaacttaGGTCATCTGTAGACGACCCTACTATGGTTGGTTTAGAATTAGAAACCATCTCAACAAATAAGGTTTCAGTGTTCAGTATTGACTGTTAGattatgccttttttttgttttgttatcactgCATAAGTAAAGGCTTAATCCTCCACTGAACCTTGAGGACTTATTTGTGATTAGATAATAATTTGGTAGTGTAAAAAGATTCGATGTCGTTAGTTAGCTTTGTTTCGCAAAAGCCAATTTAATCAAATTTCCTTTGTAAAAACACTTGAAGTTCCTCCAAATAACAAACTNNNNNNNNNNNNNNNNNNNNNNNNNNNNNNNNNNNNNNNNNNNNNNNNNNNNNNNNNNNNNNNNNNNNNNNNNNNNNNNNNNNNNNNNNNNNNNNNNNNNNNNNNNNNNNNNNNNNNNNNNNNNNNNNNNNNNNNNNNNNNNNNNNNNNNNNNNNNNNNNNNNNNNNNNNNNNNNNNNNNNNNNNNNNNNNNNNNNNNNNNNNNNNNNNNNNNNNNNNNNNNNNNNNNNNNNNNNNNNNNNNNNNNNNNNNNNNNNNNNNNNNNNNNNNNNNNNNNNNNNNNNNNNNNNNNNNNNNNNNNNNNNNNNNNNNNNNNNNNNNNNNNNNNNNNNNNNNNNNNNNNNNNNNNNNNNNNNNNNNNNNNNNNNNNNNNNNNNNNNNNNNNNNNNNNNNNNNNNNNNNNNNNNNNNNNNNNNNNNNNNNNNNNNNNNNNNNNNNNNNNNNNNNNNNNNNNNNNNNNNNNNNNNNNNNNNNNNNNNNNNNNNNNNNNNNNNNNNNNNNNNNNNNNNNNNNNNNNNNNNNNNNNNNNNNNNNNNNNNNNNNNNNNNNNNNNNNNNNNNNNNNNNNNNNNNNNNNNNNNNNNNNNNNNNNNNNNNNNNNNNNNNNNNNNNNNNNNNNNNNNNNNNNNNNNNNNNNNNNNNNNNNNNNNNNNNNNNNNNNNNNNNNNNNNNNNNNNNNNNNNNNNNNNNNNNNNNNNNNNNNNNNNNNNNNNNNNNNNNNNNNNNNNNNNNNNNNNNNNNNNNNNNNNNNNNNNNNNNNNNNNNNNNNNNNNNNNNNNNNNNNNNNNNNNNNNNNNNNNNNNNNNNNNNNNNNNNNNNNNNNNNNNNNNNNNNNNNNNNNNNNNNNNNNNNNNNNNNNNNNNNNNNNNNNNNNNNNNNNNNNNGGGAAACCAANNNNNNNNNNNNNNNNNNNNNNNNNNNNNNNNNNNNNNNNNNNNNNNNNNNNNNNNNNNNNNNNNNNNNNNNNNNNNNNNNNNNNNNNNNNNNNNNNATAATCCTGGTTGTCATACATGGAAAGTTTTCCCtgatttattgttaatattcaaaaatgttaTTTTAAGATTTGACTTTTGAAAATCCATTAATATGTTAAGCTCATCAGGGGGATATAGTTACATATTGCAAGTTTGGTACAATAAATTTATTGGAGTCATTCTCATTGTATTTACTTTCATAATCTAAATTGTACTGTCAAAAtgttagaaaattttatttttcaacttCAAAATGACAAGAGGGCATGAATGGTAACATGCTCTTGAGTGGCACAATATGAATATTGAGAGAATTGGTCATTATANNNNNNNNNNNNNNNNNNNNNNNNNNNNNNNNNNNNNNNNNNNNNNNNNNNNNNNNNNNNNNNNNNNNNNNNNNNNNNNNNNNNNNNNNNNNNNNNNNNNNNNNNNNNNNNNNNNNNNNNNNNNNNNNNNNNNNNNNNNNNNNNNNNNNNNNNNNNNNNNNNNNNNNNNNNNNNNNNNNNNNNNNNNNNNNNNNNNNNNNNNNNNNNNNNNNNNNNNNNNNNNNNNNNNNNNNNNNNNNNNNNNNNNNNNNNNNNNNNNNNNNNNNNNNNNNNNNNNNNNNNNNNNNNNNNNNNNNNNNNNNNNNNNNNNNNNNNNNNNNNNNNNNNNNNNNNNNNNNNNNNNNNNNNNNNNNNTGAGTTCCGCAGCAGGTATCCAACTACATATTGGGGTAATGGAGANNNNNNNNNNNNNNNNNNNNNNNNNNNNNNNNNNNNNNNNNNNNNNNNNNNNNNNNNNNNNNNNNNtttattttctgtcattcttGTACTATACAGCTATCTGAAACTTAACCATTACGAAAAAACTGTGCCCAGACTACCCATCAAATGCAATCCCTCGGCGTCCAATACGTGTACTGACAACAATTAGCCCTTATCTACAACTCAATATCACCTAATGTAATCCCCTAAGAATACAGAACACTAGTAGgacgtgacaaaaaaaaaatccagaacaaAGCACGTTTCTCACCAAGATCAGGAAACAGGTGGGGGGAAAACTCCTTTGACTCTGGAAAACCAATTCACATCTCGAGTTTTCACACACAGTTCTTGACAAAAAGGACGCCGAGCACTAACCTCCTTTTNNNNNNNNNNNNNNNNNNNNNNNNNNNNNNNNNNNNNNNNNNNNNNNNNNNNNNNNNNactatgtttttttattcttctacACGGCCGCTATTAAAGACCAACCCCCTTTGCAAATCCCCCTGTACATGACACAGCGGACTATGCTTTTAAAAAGAGGAGAGTGGAATGCTTTTCCTTTNNNNNNNNNNNNNNNNNNNNCGCAGGTTTgaactcttcttttttccttgctttctttcctcttccatagGGTTTCTAGGCTCAAGGTTTGAACGCCTCCGACTCGAGCCTCGGAGGAGACGGGGTTTGTTTACCTGACGTGAGGCTTTCCGGGTCGTGTTAACATGGCGTGTGCTTTAAGGTGGCGTAGGAAAGCCTCCTGCGTATCGTGGTTATCCGTGTTTGTAGGAGCGGTGAGACATGCGTGTAGGGAAATGTGTAATTCGTAAACGATTGATATCATTATGTATGGTGGTTCTGACGATGCGTAACCCTGGTATAGACGCATAGGCGTTGCGCCGGGTGGTTTGAATCTGGATCATTATTCGTCTGCGAGGATNNNNNNNNNNNNNNNNNNNNNNNNNNNNNNNNNNNNNNNNNNNNNNNNNNNNNNNNNNNNNNNNNNNNNNNNNNNNNNNNNNNNNNNNNNNNNNNNNNNNNNNNNNNNNNNNNNNNNNNNNNNNNNNNNNNNNNNNNNNNNNNNNNNNNNNNNNNNNNNNNNNNNNNNNNNNNNNNNNNNNNNNNNNNNNNNNNNNNNNNNNNNNNNNNNNNNNNNNNNNNNNNNNNNNNNNNNNNNNNNNNNNNNNNNNNNNNNNNNNNNNNNNNNNNNNNNNNNNNNNNNNNNNNNNNNNNNNNNNNNNNNNNNNNNNNNNNNNNNNNNNNNNNNNNNNNNNNNNNNNNNNNNNNNNNNNNNNNNNNNNNNNNNNNNNNNNNNNNNNNNNNNNNNNNNNNNNNNNNNNNNNNNNNNNNNNNNNNNNNNNNNNNNNNNNNNNNNNNNNNNNNNNNNNNNNNNNNNNNNNNNNNNNNNNNNNNNNNNNNNNNNNNNNNNNNNNNNNNNNNNNNNNNNNNNNNNNNNNNNNNNNNNNNNNNNNNNNNNNNNNNNNNNNNNNNNNNNNNNNNNNNNNNNNNNNNNNNNNNNNNNNNNNNNTAAGTTTGGAGATCCGCTGTTACGTGTAAATAATGCTTTTACACAGCAGCTTCTAAACATTTTTCTCTTCTATGGCATaatcaaaagaaagaatgaaacggATTCGGGGTGTGGAGGCTCCTCGAAAGGCGACCCTCAATAGCTCATGCGTGAATCCGGTcctttattagtatgtatatgattgttatacatgtatttcttcagtaataaaatatctttttaggtTTATTGTCCTAAGATTTTAGATATTATCTATTGCCACGTAGCAGACTTTCAATTTTACTGCAGTAATAAGGGTATCATTTTATCGAGTCTgggcagttcagatttttttttatttatcaatacgGTTAATCATATCGtcttattttccatctttttcatGAACGTGGGCTTAATCTTCATTGAGTTGGTCTTGTAATCATTTTGATGTGGTTTGTGTTTGAGTAAATTTGCATTTTGTGTATTTGCAGGAAGGGTACAACAAAAGatggttttacaaaaaaaaaacatttaataaaacgACGTTCTCATTTACAAGAGATCTACCCAAAATGGGTATCAggtacaataaaaattttatcttaacATATTCAATATCTATACATACTCCAAAGGAGTAAATTTACAATTCACCGTGCGATGAAGAAAACCTTAACCCTAGGGACTTCCATCTCGATCTATTTCTTTGCGGCCTTCTTTCGCTGCAGGCTTCTTGGCGACCTTCTTCGCTGCTGGCTTCTTGGCGGCCTTCTTTGCTGCGGGCTTCTTGGCGGCAGGCTTCTTAGCGGCCTTTTTGGCGGCGGGCTTCTTAGCAGCCTTCTTGGCGGCGGGCTTCTTGACAGCCTTGGGTTTGGCTTCAGCGGCGGGCTTGTTGAGTCTGAAGGAACCAGACGCTCCGGCGCCCTTGACCTGCTTGAGGGCACCAGTGGTCACGCCTCGCTTCAGGGCAAGCTTCAGCTGGGTGGCGGCGGCCTTGGGGTCAACCTTGTAGGTGGCGACGATGTACTTCAGGATGGCCTGGCGGGAGGACCCGCTGCGCTCCTTCAGGGCAGCGAGGGCGGCGGCGATCATGACGGAGTACTTGGGGTGCGCCGCGGGCTTCTTGGGGGCCTTGGCCTTGGGTGCCTTCTTCGCTGCGTCAGCCATTGCGGGGAGAAGTTGTCGTCGAAGTGTCTCGTGCAGGAGGTGCTCGGCGGAGGCGCGGGAGGCGAGAGAGTGTCGCGTCGGACCTGGAAATTCTGACTATGTCTTCGTTCGCGGACGGAAAAGTAGCGCGTCGATACTCGCGCCCGTTTTCGGTGAGTTTGAGAGGCTGCGCAAAGGCATCTGTGTTTGTTATAATTACTTTGCTAATACATTTATTGCCATATGACTTGTTACTTTTTCTTCTACACTCGTTCCCTTGTAGTAGAGTAATTGAATTTTATGCCTATATTTCTAGAATAAATGTGCGATCACTGAAAGGCGAGTTATAGCCTTATTTCTCCGACAAGTAGCTCAAAGATACACCACCCACTCTTATTACAAGTGAAGTATTAGCTTTATGCCACGTCCTgatacaatttttataatttatacttgCTGATGAATAATTTATCCTTAACATAAGATATAGAAACATGTATTAAAGTATATCCTAATACCGTAATATATAGCCAAACTTGAGTGAACTAACACAAACTCCTGGCCCGCCGCCATCCCTACATCGCCCTCAAAACCCATCATTCTTTTgctaaatattttatgtaaaccTTTATCATAAGCTATTATAATAAGCTCTTGTAATATAGGATGTTAATCTACATCTATAGAGAGCATAAAGTCCTGATAAGTGACCCAAAAGAGCGTGTATTTAGAAAGAAAATGCCTGCCCCTATACAGCAGACAGGTTCAGCCGATGCCTCTCTTGTTGGATAGAGGCAACAGGAGAAGCTTTGCTATGTTACTAAATAAAGTGcattttaattgtaataataagaatttttgaCAACACTGCATTAAAGAGAAGGTTAAGAGATTATACTGTGCAAAGTATAAGGGCTGACActagagaaataaggagaaaaatagcCTTTGAAACTGCATGTAAGAGGCTGTCCTACTTGAAGCGTAGGGGGAGACGGGCCGTGAATTTTTACAAACAATTTCTTTCAACTTTTCTCGCCGAAGAGAGGATGAATCactgaaatatatataccataaattagACAAAAAATTCATTCATCATATGAGGTCTGATAATTGACGGTCCTTATCCAGATATAATAcaatttgatgatgatgtttaccAGGGGGCGTGTTGCATACGGACCAAGTTCCCCTGGCATGTGTGGGAGGCTGAGGACAGATGACATTCATATCTGTATCATTTGCAAaataattctaatttttttttgtgttttatttattaagatATTGAGTATGTAGTTCGAAAATCCCTTGATGTTAGAGAAGATCTCTCACCAGGAATAGCTCTACAGTTGAAATAGGTCCAATGTTCATTAGTCCTGGAATATAGGGACACTCACCTCTTCACacctgtaattattttttaattaacaaaatataacatatcgCCTAAAAGATACAGAATATTGGACATTAAACTTGTGATGGATGTCACAATCGATACTTTGACTGATGATTACGTTTTCACATGTTTTGACTCTAGATATTATAAATTAGGcctatagatatatgcatggtATTCTTGCTGTGTTGAATGGAGAACCGACGCTTAATTCAGTATTTCAGGGATataactgaaaagaaaatataactacAGACTACGTGTGATAgaattttacagtttttttagATACAGCGCCGAGAAGCTCTTTTGATAAGTTAACGCCAGTAGATTAAATGCCCCATTTAAGGGTCTTGCCAAATCGTGCAAGGAAACTGCAAGGTTGTTTGTATCTTGTGCAACACTTCCGTTTGCTGTATCTTTGTGCCGTTTGTTATTTACTTCTACATATTGTCATAATGAAAATTCGTGACCACATATTTCATAGAGCTGCTGGGGATGCATGTTGATGTTGCAATGTAGGTCATGCattcttgttttatgttttcatCGATTGCGAATTATTCTATATAATCGtgcaataatacatttatattaatcttGATGGGCTTTGCCGTTTGaaaatacagtatgtatatattactagttGCATGCACGCAAGATATTCGACAAAACGccgaataaatgaacaaatggataaataagatgaaaataaaatcataaacagatatagatacgaGTATTAGTGAAGACATATGCAAAGAGGTTCACAGACTTAAAATCTTAACACATCACATATGAATGAAAACAAGACATTGAAGATACGAgtctgcaatgaaaaaaaaataaaaaaaatcaataatcatcTGCCACAGAACAGCAGTtaaagagagaacaagatagGTCAGATACCCATCTTGACCTCAAAATGGCCTGCCGTTGCATAGGATGAACGAGCTATGTAAACAATTCTAGTTtacccttcgtttttttctcatccccccccccacacacacacctgttttcTCCTATTTCCATTTCTCTCGCCTGTACTTGCGTGACGTAAACAAAAAATTGAATTGCGTAAATGCAACACgtgatattcattttttcttctgcgATTTATCCTGCATTGACTTAACGTTTTATATATtcacagaatttttaaaattaatgtggCTGCATCTCAACGTTCACTTTGACTTGAAATGTTAGAGTCAgccgtgatgatgatgagaacggcTGCAGTTGTCAAAACGTACGTTGTTATAGGAAACTCAACCGGATATGACAGGCTGACTGTGAACAAATTTCCCATAGCTAAGACACTGACGATCGNNNNNNNNNNNNNNNNNNNNNNNNNNNNNNNNNNNNNNNNNNNNNNNNNNNNNNNNNNNNNNNNNNNNNNNNNNNNNNNNNNNNNNNNNNNNNNNNNNNNNNNNNNNNNNNNNNNNNNNNNNNNNNNNNNNNNNNNNNNNNNNNNNNNNNNNNNNNNNNNNNNNNNNNNNNNNNNNNNNNNNGATTATttcttaacttttctcttttttccaataCATAGAGTTTATTCAGAGATGAGTGTTTGCTTTTGAAATGTCTCATTTCGAATAATGCATTCTCNNNNNNNNNNNNNNNNNNNNNNNNNNNNNNNNNNNNNNNNNNNNNNNNNNNNNNNNNNNNNNNNNNNNNNNNNNNNNNNNNNNNNNNNNNNNNNNNNNNNNNNNNNNNNNNNNNNNNNNNNNNNNNNNNNNNNNNNNNNNNNNNNNNNNNNNNNNNNNNNNNNNNNNNNNNNNNNNNNNNNNNNNNNNNNNNNNNNNNNNNNNNNNNNNNNNNNNNNNNNNNNNNNNNNNNNNNNNNNNNNNNNNNNNNNNNNNNNNNNNNNNNNNNNNNNNNNNNNNNNNNNNNNNNNNNNNNNNNNNNNNNNNNNNNNNNNNNNNNNNNNNNNNNNNNNNNNNNNNNNNNNNNNNNNNNNNNNNNNNNNNNNNNNNNNNNNNNNNNNNNNNNNNNNNNNNNNNNNNNNNNNNNNNNNNNNNNNNNNNNNNNNNNNNNN
This window harbors:
- the LOC119585860 gene encoding histone H1-delta-like (The sequence of the model RefSeq protein was modified relative to this genomic sequence to represent the inferred CDS: added 76 bases not found in genome assembly); translated protein: MADAAKKAPKAKAPKKPAAHPKYSVMIAAALAALKERSGSSRQAILKYIVATYKVDPKAAATQLKLALKRGVTTGALKQVKGAGASGSFRLNKPAAEAKPKAVKKPAAKKAAKKPAAKKAAKKPAAKKPAAKKAAKKPAAKKPAAKKPAKKPAAKKPAAKKAKK